From the Streptomyces sp. NBC_00654 genome, the window CCCTGATGGGCCAGCTCGATGCCGAACTCGTCGTCGCCGAGCTCCACCGGGGCGGTGACGACGGACGGATCCTGCGCCTGGTCTCCCGGGTGAGCGACCGGCACAGCCTGATCGCGGGAATGGCCGGACCGGTCCCCCTCACCGACCTGCCCACCGCCCACAGCGACGCGGCAGCCGCCCGCCACAGCGCCACCGCCACCCGACGCATCATCCCCGCCACCGCCACCGGAACCTCCGCACTGATCCGCCTCCTCCCCCCACACCCCTACACCTCCTGGGCGACGACGGTGCTGGACCCGGTGACCCCCGAGCACCGGCACCTGCTCGACGTGTGGCTGCGCACCGGCACCGTGAGCTCCGCCGCCGGGGCTCTCGGCCTGTCGGCCGGCACCGTAAGGGCCCGCCTCGGTCACCTCGCCGGCCTGCTCGGCGCGGACCTGCCCGACGCCTCCGTCCGGGCGTACCTGCTCCTCGCCCTCCGCGCGCCCACCGGCCATCACGACACCTCCGCGCCGGGCCCCTTCGTGCTGGGCACACTGCCGGCGGGGATTCTCGACACCGAGGCCGCACACACATGGGCGACCGGCCTGATCGGCGGTCTGGAACCGCGTCTGCGGATCGCGCTGGCCTGCTGGGTCCGGCACCACGGGAAGACCGCCCCGGCCGCGACCGAGCTGCACCTGCACCGCACCACCCTGACCACCTGGCTCAACCAGTGCACCGACCACCTCGGACAGAACCTCGACGACCCCACCGTCAGAACCGAGCTCTACCTCGCCCTGGAGGCCACACGAACACGTCCTGACGACCCGGCAGCCCTCCCCCGACGCGGCGGCCGAACCTACCGACGCCTGTAACCCCCGCCCACGGCGAGCGCACAGGCGGGTGGTCCGGGCGGTCTGCTCGCGCAGGGCCTGGCGGCGATCGGTGATGCGGGTATGCGGCCCTCCGTCGGCGAGATCATGTCGTGCAGGTCGCTCGTGGTCTGCGTCCCGGGCAGCTGTATCCGCGACGCAAGGATGACGTCCGGTGCCTGGACGAAGGACAGGACGCCCGCCGGTAGGACGAACGGCTTGAGGCCGACGACAGGGTCGCGGTGCGTACTGCGCAGCCGGGCCGGCGCGTTCCACATGTAGGCGCCTGGCCGTACGGCCAGGCAGCTGCGGCCTCGATGTCATGGTTCTTGTCCTGCCTGCTGCGCCTCATGCTCTCGGGTCTCCTCAGCTGGTGGTTGCGCCGACATCTCCTTGGTACGCCGGGGCCGGGGCGCAGTACGTGTCTGGATCACGATCGTCCCGCGCGGTGGCGCATCGACGTGGGAGGTCGTCCCGCCGAGCGGTCACGCGTGGGCGCGGGCCCTGGGCAAGCCTTCGTCGGAGAGGCTTGCCCAGATCTGCCTTCGGCTTGCCGGTCAGTTCCGCCAGCGGAGCAGGCTGCGGCGGAGCTCGGCATCGTAGCCCGTCCCGCGGTGCGGCCTGGCGGCTCCCGGCCGCACAGCGGGCTCGCCCGTTCCCGTCAGCGGCCGACCGGTTCGGGGAAGCTCCGACGGCGACGGTCCGGGTCCGCACACACCCCAGCAACCTCAAGACATCAGCCCTCACGTTCCCGGCTGTGGGAGCAGGCCTCTTCCCGTT encodes:
- a CDS encoding PucR family transcriptional regulator, translated to MSSTAGTTETADAAEWDGQDAVGRLLRAATRSGADLISEAASVIEGWAVLADPIAGAVYSTPATAAADGVHTAAAPREHPHRVLRPAAGAVLVLAPAPTVPADRTGLVLATTAALLEVRARRAAELLAEQMRLHTTLIRLLLAGHTTTVTDTLGGNGLTHVTVYRLTGPDVPTAHQVLWRAARPSLVPHAGACTLMGQLDAELVVAELHRGGDDGRILRLVSRVSDRHSLIAGMAGPVPLTDLPTAHSDAAAARHSATATRRIIPATATGTSALIRLLPPHPYTSWATTVLDPVTPEHRHLLDVWLRTGTVSSAAGALGLSAGTVRARLGHLAGLLGADLPDASVRAYLLLALRAPTGHHDTSAPGPFVLGTLPAGILDTEAAHTWATGLIGGLEPRLRIALACWVRHHGKTAPAATELHLHRTTLTTWLNQCTDHLGQNLDDPTVRTELYLALEATRTRPDDPAALPRRGGRTYRRL